From Thermoflexus hugenholtzii JAD2:
GAGCGGGCGGGGGCGCTGGGGTTGCGGACGGCCCATCTTGCGGCGCGGCCCGCCAGCTGGGAGGAGTTGCTGGAGGCACTCCGCGTGCAGCCACCCGCCGAGCTTTACGCTCTGGAGTTCCCGCTTCCTCAGAACTGGCTACGCCCCTTCTATGCGGCCGCGGATGCGGTGCTGGCCATCAGCGGCCATGAGCCCTTCGGGTTGACGGGCTTGGAGGCGATGGCAGCCGGGGGGATCGTGTTCACAGGGGCTACGGGGGAGGAATACGCGCTGGACGGTCAGGCGGCCGTGGTGTTGGATACCGATCAGCCGGAGGAGATCGTCCTCCGGTTGCTGGATCTGCGGGCGGAACCGGCCCGCGCGGAGGCCCTCCGTCGGGCCGCCCGTCAGCGAGCGGCGGATTTCACATGGCCGCGGGTCCTGGAGATCTTCCTGGAGAAGATCGGCGTCGTCGCCCGGGCCCAGGGGGCGCTTCCGTGGCCGCAGACGGTCTTCCGACGACCGAACGGCCGGGTGCAGGATGTGGTGGTCTACACGGTGGTCCATCAGCCCCGCCGGCTGCGTCTGCCCGCCCAGCCCCTTCCGCGCGGATCCTCCGCCGCGCTCCTGGCTCAGGGGCTGTTCGATGAGGAGCTCAACGAGCGCTATTTCCGGCGCGCCGCGCAGCGCTGTTACCACCCGGCCGTCGCCCGCTTCCAGGCGTTGCTGGACGCCGGGTTCCGGCTGGCGATCGGCTTCTCCCTCACCTTCCTCGAACAAGCCGAGCGATGGGATGAGGAGCTATTAGACCGCTTCCGCGAGCTGGTTCACCACCCCCACGTGGAGCTGGTGGTCGTGGAGCCGCGCCACAGCATGCTCCCCCTCTGGGACCTCCCGGCCTTCATCCAGCGGATGGGATGGGCGGCCGATTACCTGGAGAAGGTGTTCGGAGTGCGCCCCCGCGTTGCGGACACCACCGAGATGCTGATGTCCCCTTCGATCTATCACGCGCTGGATCGGGCCGGTTTCGCCGCCGCCTTTCTCGACGGCCGGCCCTGGGTCCTGGAATGGCGTCAGCCGACTTATCTCTATCACCACAACGGTGGACGGATGAAGCTGTTGGCCCGTCACTATCAGCTCAGCGACGATGTGGGCTACCGGTTCTCAAACCGGAACTGGGAAGGCTGGCCGTTGCGGGCGGACCGGTATGCCGAGTGGCTGGCTCAGCATCCGGGCGACTTCGTGGTCCTGGGGTGGGACTTTGAGACGTTCGGGGAGCATCATCGGGAGGACACGGGGATCTTCGCCTTCCTCGAGGCGTTGCCCCAAGAGGTGATGCGGAGGGGGTTGAGCTTCCGCACGCCCACGGAGATCCTCGAGCGTTACGGCGCGCGGAGCTTTGAGCTCCCCTTGCCGGCCTTCCCCAGCACGTGGGCGGGAAGCGGCGGTCTGGATTTCTTCCTGGGCAACGATGCGCAACGCGCGGTCTTCCGGCTGATGATCGAGGCCTATCACATGGCGTGCCTGACCGGAGACCCCGAGATCCGCGAGCTGGCGCTCTATCTCGCCCAGTCCGACAACCTGCATATGCTTCAATGGTTCGGCCGCTCCGGCCCGGAGGCCGAGGTTTCCGCTTACTTTACTCCCTCGGAATGGTGGTCCCTCGGGCCGGAGCGCATCGTGTGGGAGGTCCAGCAGGTGTTCAAGAACTTCATCGCCGTCTTGGAGCCCCACAGGGCTTGAGGCGAAGTCAGCGGGGGCGTGGAAGCTCTCCGCCGGTTTTTTGTAAGCGCCGCCCGATGTGCTAACTTGAGGGTGGTCCGCAATCCTCATCCAGGATCGCCCGGATGGAAGTGGCGGCGCGCGTCTTGCTGGAGGCCCTGAAGCGTCTCCTGGAGGATGGCCCCTATGAGGCCCGGCTGGTGGGCGGGGCCGTGCGGGATCGACTAATGGGCCGGGAGCCCAACGACTTCGACGCGGTGGTGGTCGGCCCGGCGCTGTCCCTCGCCCGCGCCCTGGCGGACGCCGTGGGCGGGGCCTTCTACATCCTGGACGCCCGCCGAGAGTTCGGGCGCGTGGTCTGGCGGAGCCCGCAGGGCCGCCGGTTCTACGTGGATCTGGCCCGGCGGGAGGGGGATTCGTGGGAGGAGGACCTTCGGCGCCGGGATTTCACGATCAACGCCATGATGGTCGAGATCGAGGCCTTCCTGCGCCCGGAGGGATTCGTTCCCTTCGATCCGCTGGGCGGGCTGGAGGATCTGCGGACGGGGTGGCTGCGCCCCTGCGCCCCCGACGCCTTCCGACGCGACCCGGTGCGGACGCTGCGGGCGGTCCGCTTCGAAGCGGAGCTCGGGCTCCGGCTGGCGCCGGAGGCGGAAGCGGCCCTCGTGGAAGCCGTCCCCTGGCTTTTCCTCACCGCCGCGGAACGGATCCGCGATGAGCTGGTCAAGATCCTCCTCATCCCCCCGGCCGTCCGGAGCCTTCGCCGGATGGAAGCTCTGGGGCTCCTGGAGCGGATCCTGCCCGAGGTGGCGAGCCTGCGGGGCCTGACGCAGAGCCCTCCCCATGTGTGGGACGCCTATGCGCACACCCTGCGGGCCGTGGCGGCGATGGAACGGTTGCTGGGGTCGTGGGCGGAGTCTCCCGAGCTGCAGGATCTGCCGCCCCGATGGGCGGAGGTGGAGGCCGCGATGGCGCCCTGGCGGGAGCGCCTGCAGTCCCGCTGGGAGGAGGAAGTGGCCGTCGGGCGCCCCCGACGGGCGCTGTTGCTGCTTTCCGCCCTGTTCCACGACGTCGGGAAGGCTGGAACCCGCACCGTCGAGCCGGACGGACGGATCCGCTTCATCGGCCACGAGGCCATCGGGGCGAGGTGGGCGGCCGATCGGCTGGAGGCGCTCCGCTTCAGCGGCGATGAGATCGAGGAGGTGGAGACCCTGGTTCGTCATCACATGCGGCCCCACGGGATGGCGCGAAGGCTCACCCCACGGGGGATCTACCGGTTCTTCCGGGAGGTGGGGGAGCGGGGGATGGACCTGGCGCTGCTGGCCCTGGCGGACACCCTGGCCGTGTGGGGGCCCACGCTGACGGAGGACATCTGGGGGCCTCGGCTCCGCGTGGCCCAGGCCCTCTGGCAGGCCTTCTTTGAGGCCCCGGAGCGGTTCGTCCGCGTGGTTCCCCTGATCCGGGGGGAGGATCTCCTGGCCATGGGGGTGCCGGAGGGACCCCAGATCGGCCGCCTTCTGGAGGCCATCCGGGAGGCCCAGGCGGCCGGCGAGATCACCACCCGGGAGGAAGCCCTGGCCCTCGCCCGCCGCCTGATCGACGAAGTTGGGGAATCGGAAGCACGTGGATAAGGGAAACGCCCCTTAGAGAAGCGCAGGTTTTCCTTGGAAGGCACCTGCCCACCAGAACACAAAGTTCAGATCCGGTATCTCTGTGAAATGTGTATCCCGAGTAGCTAGAGTTAATCCTTTCTGAACAGCAATTACAGCAATCCAAATATCATTCTCTGGAATGGGACGTCCTCTTTCCCTCAATTTGTTCTTAATAAATTGGATTTATCCTTTCGCAATCTTGATCAATTGCTTGACGGATTTGTTCGATCTCTTCCATGGGGATCGCTCCGGCAAAGCGAAGCAGCTCTCGCCCCGGTGTGCCCTGAGGAGCCCCTTGAAGCATTGCTTTCACATATTCAAGAATTTGCTTCTGCTGTTGTTCTGATAATTGTTCGAGTTGTTCTATAATTTCGTAGATGATTGTCTTCCCGTTATTCATATTGTCCACCTCCGCTTGGAGCTGGTCTTCGCCCGTGATTGCTCGCCTTATACTCAGTGTGAGGCGACGGGAGCCGTCGAAGCGGTCCCTGGAGATGACTGGGCCGCTTTCGGTGGCTCGCAAGGACCAAGCCGGGCAGGTCGTTTCCTTACGACCCTGGGCGCGGTTTCTGTTCCGGCCACGCGCGGAAGCATCCGGGTCGTCCGGCAGGGCTTGCCTTATGTGGCCGCTTCCATGGCTTCTCCCAGCGCCTCCTCGAAGATGCGGAGCCCTTCCTGGATCTGTTCCGAGGTGACGACGAGGGGTGGGATCCAGCGGATGACGTTGTCGTAAGTGCCACAGGTAAGCAGGAGCAGGCCTCGGCGGAAGCAGGCGGCCTGAACCGCCTTGGCCATCCCGGTGTCCGGCTGGCCGTCCCGGGTGAACTCCACGCCCACCATCAGGCCGCGCCCGCGGACCTCCCCGATGGCGGGGAAGCGGGCGGCGAGCCGGCGCAGGCCTTCCAGCAGCTCAGCGCCCCGGGCAGCCGCGTTCTCGGGAAGCCGCTCCTCCTTCATCACCCGGATGGTGGCCGTGGCCGCCGCGCAGGAGACCGCGTTAGCCCCGAAGGTCCCCCCATGGGCTCCCGGCTTCCAGCGGGCCATGAGTTCCGCGCGCGCGGCGATGCCCGAGAGGGGCAACCCTGAGGCGATCCCCTTCGCCATGATCAGGATGTCCGGCACGATCCCTTCGTGCTCGACGGCGAAGAAGCGGCCGGTCCGCCCGAAGCCCGTCTGCACCTCGTCGGCGATCAGCAGGATGCCGTAGTGATCGCACCGCTCCCGCAGGGCGGCCAGGAAACCCAGGGGGGGCACCACATAGCCGCCCTCGCCCAGGATGGGCTCCACCAAGATGGCCGCCGTCTCCTCCGGGGCTGTCTGGGATTTGAGGAGGAGGTCCAGCTCCCGCAGACAGAAACGCAGGGTGGTCTCCTCATCCCATCCGTAGCGATAAGGGTAGGGGTAAGGTGCGACGAAGACCCCGGCGGGCAATGGCTGATAGCCAGCCCGGTAGATCGTCTTGCTGGTCGTGAGGGCCATGGCCATGTGGGTCCGCCCGTGGAAGCTCCCCTGGAAGACGATGAGGTTGGGCCGGCCGGTGACGTAGCGGGCCAGCTTGACCGCCGCCTCCACCGCCTCCGCCCCGCTGTTGGCGAAGAAGAACGTGTCCAGCGGGGCGGGGACGACGGTGAGCAGCTCCTCCACCAGCTCCAGGGCGGGGCGGTGGATGACGATGTTGATCTGGCCGTGGAGGAGACGAGCCGCCTGCTCCTGGATCGCCGCCACGACTTTGGGATGGCAGTGGCCGGTGTTGGTCACCCCGATCCCACTGGTGAAATCCAGATAGCGCCGTCCGTCCGCCCCGTAGAGGTAGACGCCCTCGCCGTGGCTGACCTCCAGGTCGAAGATGCGCAGCCAGACGGGGGAAAGATGCGCGCGGGTCGTCATCTCCGGCCTCCTGTTCGACGGGAATCGATGGGGGACGTCCCCCTCCATTCTAACCCGGTCGGGCAGGGCCTGCCGGGCCCCGGCCTCCTTAGAACACCCGTCCGCCCAGAGGAACCTCCGCATCGGGCCGCAGGAGGACCACCTCCCCGGCCTCGTCGGGGACACCCAGGACCAGGACCTCGGAGACGAAGCCGGCGACGTTCTTCGGCGGGAAGTTGACCACGGCGATGACCAGCCGCCCCACCAGCTCCTCCGGCCGGTAGCGGGCGGCCAGGGCCGCGCTGCTGGTCCGCACCCCCAGCTCGGGCCCAAAGTCGATCCAGAGGCGGATGGACGGCTTGCGGGCCCGGGGATGGGGCTCCGCGCGGACCACCCGCCCCACCCGCATGTCGACTCGGAGGAAGTCCTCATAGGTGATCGACGTCATGCTGGCCTCCAGGAAGGCACGTTCACAGCTTTAACGGATTTTAAAACCATCAGGCCTCCCAGTGGATGGAGACCGCTCCCGGTGTTATGCTAAAATCGGGAGGGGAGTGGGAACAGCGATCCGGACTCTCCCGGAGAACCCGGCGGAGCGTCGCCTATGGATGAATTTGAGCGGGCCTTTGAGCGCTTTGAGTCCCAGATGGAGCGACTCCTCCAGGACATCCTGACCCGTCAGCGCTGGCTGTTGCGCCACGGGAACGCCTGGCGTCCGCCCACGGATGTTTACGAAACCGATGAGGCGGTGGTGGTGCGGGTGGAGATCGCCGGGTTGCGGCCCGAGGATGTGATGGTGGCGCTGCATGATCGTTGGCTGGTGATCAGCGGCTACCGACACGATCCCACCCCCAAGGTCGCTTATCATCAGCTGGAAATCCATTATGGGGAGTTCCACGTGGAGATCTATCTGCCCTGGGCGCTGGACGCCGACGCGGCCCAGGCCGTGTATCGGGACGGTTTCCTCATCGTGACTCTGCCCAAGAAGCCGCCGCTGACCATCACGGTGCGGACGCCCCGGCGGCTTCCGGTGACGAAAACGGAGGCGAATCCGTGAGTTCGTTCTCCCGGATGGAGGTCATGCACCCGATGATGTGGGCGCGGCCGTTGGGGTTCGAGTGGGAAGGCTATCTTCTGGGCGATGAGGGAGAGGAGATCCCACCCATGGGGGTGAGGCCGGAGCCCGAGCGGGGCGGGGAGGAGCCCGCAGTGGAGATCCCTGAAGAGCTCCCCATCCTCCCCCTGCGGGGCGTGGTGGTCTATCCCCTGACGGTAGTCCCCCTGGCCATCGGGCAGCCCCGCTCCATCCGGCTGGTCGATGATGTGGTCCTGGGCAAGAAGCTGGTCGGGCTGGTGGCCAGCAAGCGGCCGGAGCTGGAGGAGCCGATGCCCGAGGACTGCTATACGGTCGGGACGCTGGCGCTCATCCAGCGCCTGCTCCGGATGCCCGACGGCACCATGCGCATCCTGGTGCTGGGGCTGGAGCGGATCCGCATCCTGGAATACACGGCCACCCAGCCTTATCTGAAGGCCCGGGTGGAGCGCCACCCCGAGACCATGACCCCCGGGCCGGAGCTGGAAGCCCTCCGGCGCAAGACCGCCGAGCTCTTCGCCCGCATGGTCGAGCTGGTCCCCGGCCTCCCGGATCAGCTGGGGTCGATGGCGATGGCGGTCGAGGATCCCCGGCAGCTGGCCTACGCGGTGGCTACGTATCTCCGGATGTCCCTCCAGGAGGCCCAGGAGATCCTGGAGCTGGACGACGTGGCCGCGAAGCTGCATAAGCTCATCGCCATCCTGACCCGCGAGATCGAGGTCCTGGAGCTGGGCCGCAAGATCCAGTCGGAGGCCCAGGCCCAGGTGGAGAAGATGCAGCGGGAGTTCTTCCTCCGCCAGCAGCTGGAGGCCATCCGCCGCGAGCTGGGCGAGGCCGACGAACACCAGATGGAGATCGAGGAGTTCCGGCGGAAGATCGAGGAGGCCGGGATGCCGCCGGAAGCCCGGCGGGAGGCCCTGCGGGAGCTGGAGCGTATGGCCAAGCTGCCCCCCGCCTCCGCCGAATACGGCGTGATCCGCACCTACCTGGACTGGATGGTCAGCCTCCCCTGGAACAAGACCACCCCCGACAACCTGGACGTGGCCCACGCCCGTAAGGTCCTGGATGAGGATCATTATGGCCTGCAGGACGTCAAGGAGCGCATCCTGGAGTATCTGGCGGTGCGCAAGCTGAAGCAGGAGCGGGCAGCGCAGCTGGAGGAGCTGGAGACCCGGGACTATATCCGTCGGGCTCGGGAGGGCGCCATCCTCTGTTTCGTGGGGCCACCAGGCGTGGGCAAGACCTCCTTGGGCCAATCCATCGCCCGGGCGATGGGGCGCAAGTTCACCCGCATCGCCCTGGGCGGCATCCGCGACGAGGCGGAGATCCGCGGCTTCCGCCGGACCTACGTCGGGGCCATGCCCGGGCGCATCATCCAGGCGTTGCGTCGGGTGGAATCCCGCAACCCCGTCTTCATGCTGGACGAGGTGGACAAGATCGGGGCGGACTGGCGGGGCGACCCGGCCTCAGCCCTCCTGGAGGTGCTGGACCCCGAGCAGAACCGGGAGTTCCGGGATCATTACCTCGATGTGCCCTTCGATCTCTCCCAGGTGCTCTTCATCTGCACCGCCAACCAGCTGGACACGATCCCTGCGCCGCTGCGGGATCGGATGGAGATCATCTTCATCCCCGGCTACACAGAGACGGAGAAGTTCCACATCGCTATGGGCTATCTCATCCCGCGGCAGTTGCGGGAGAACGGCCTCCTGCCCGGGGAGATCACCTTCACCGAGGCGGCGGTGCGCCGGATCATCCGGGAATACACCCGCGAGGCGGGGGTCCGGAACCTGGAGCGGGCCATCGGGCGGGTGTGCCGCAAGGTGGCCACCCGCATCGCCGAGGGGGCCACGGAGGCGGCCATGGTGGACGCCGAGGACGTCCCCCGCTATCTGGGCAAGCCGCTGTTCACGGAGGAGGAGATCACGCATCGGGTGGAGGTCCCCGGGGTGGCCATCGGGCTGGCCTGGACGCCGACGGGGGGCGATGTGCTGTTCATCGAGGCCACCCGGATGCCGGGGAGCAAGGGGTTCGTCCTCACGGGCTCCCTGGGGGAAGTGATGCGGGAGTCCGCTCAGGCGGCCTTAAGCTACGTGCGGGCCCACGCGAAGGACTACGGGATCCCGGAGCGCTTCTTCGATCAGAGCGACATCCACATCCACGTGCCGGCGGGGGCGGTGCCCAAGGATGGTCCCTCAGCGGGCATCACCATCGTCACGGCTCTGGTCTCCCTGCTCACCGACCGGCCGGTCCGGCCGGACGTGGGGATGACGGGGGAGATCACCCTGCGGGGGAAGGTGTTGCCCGTGGGGGGCATCAAGGAGAAGGCCCTGGCGGCCCACCGGGTGGGCCTGCGCACGGTGATCCTTCCCAAGCGGAATGAAAAGGATCTGGAGGATGTGCCCGAGGACGTCCGCCAGGCGATGCAGTTCGTGCTGGTGGAGACCATCGATGAGGCCCTGCAGGTAGCGTTGCAGGATCGCCGGGAGGGTGCTCGGGCGGTCTCCAAAGACGGAGCGCGGCGCTCCCGCGCGCCGGCGAAGGCCCGGGGCGGCCGGGCCTCACGCTGAGCGAGAAAGCAGCTGACGGGGTTCCGATGACGACCGTGCTGATCGTTGAGGATGATCCGCAGATGGCCCGTATGCTGGGTGCGCTGCTGGAGTTCGAGGGCTACCGCGCGGTGCTGTGCCCGGCCACCGAGCGGGTGCTGGATTGCATTCGGGAGACGAGACCCGACGTGGTGGTGATGGATTTCCATTTGGGGAGGGTACGGGCTCCAGGTCTCCTCCAGGCCCTGCGGGCTGACCCGGATCTTCGCTCAGCCCGGGTGATCATCGTCTCGGGGGACGACCAGGAGGTGGCCGCCCGCGCCGCCGGCGCCGATCGCTTCCTGCTCAAGCCCTTCGCGATGGAAGAGCTGCTGGAAGCGATCCGGGAGTTGATCCACTCCGAATCGGGGAGGCCGTGATGCATCGCACCTGGGTTGGCTGGGCTCGCAGAGCGCTTCGCATTTCCCTCATGGCCCTCGCAGGCGGCTTTCTGGCCCTCCTGCTGAGCCACCACTCGCCCACGGGGGCGACTCCCACCAGTGAGGTGGAGCCGAACGATTCTCCCAGCCAGGCGATGACCGTCACCCTGGGGGATACTGTCCAGGGCGCCACGGGCATCACGACGACCGCGATCATCACTAGCGACCTCGATTACTACAAAGTTGCCACCATGTCAGGAAATAATTACCGCGTCTCCCTGAACTTGATTTACAATCCCAACCAGCTCATCGTGCGATTGAGAGTTCTCGACGGCGCATTGAGTCTCATTGATGAGTCGATCACCTCCGCCTCGGCCAGCATCAGCTGGCGGGCGTATACCGGGACATATTACATTGAGCTGGTGCCGTTGAGCTTTCAGCCTCCCTCCGCGCCCACTCCCACTCCAACGCCGACGCCTGCGCCGGTGATCGTGAGTTATCTTCTGAGCGTTGCCCAGATCGCCAGCACTCCTACTCCTTCCACGACTCCCACCGGCACGCCACCTCCGACGTCCACGCCCACCCCTCCGCCCACGGCGACCCCGGCGGGGACCCCTGATGCCTTCGAGCCGAACTATGATTTCGATCACGCCACGCTGATCGGGTTGGGTGCCAAATACACCGGCCTGAACTTCGTGCCGGTGGTCCCCGGGGCCGAGGACAACGATTTCTTCAAGCTCTGGGTGAAGCCAGGGATGGTGGTGACCTGCGAGACCTTGGACCTCACCCCGGGGACGGACACGAACATGATCATCTACGACGCGAACCGGAACGGGATCGCGGGCAACGATGATGTGGATCCGCGGGCCGGGGAGCTCCGCAGCCGGGTGACGGTCGGGGTGACCTGGGAGGGCTGGATGTATGTGCTGGTCGGGCAGGGGGGGCGGGGGATTGTTTACGGCTCCGGTTACAGCCTGCAGTGCAGCGTGGGCCTGCCGCCGACGCCCACGCCCACCCCGACCCGCACCCCGCGGCCGATCACGGAAGTCCCGCCGCCGCCCACTGCCACGCCGTTCCCCACTCTCCTTCCCACCCCGCCGGCGACCCCGACGCCGCTCCGTCTGCAGGTGCAGCCCCTCGTGGCCACACCTACCCCCGCCGGGCGCCGCATCGAGGTAACGGTGCGGATCTATTACGATGCCAACGGGAACGGCGCCCCCGATGCGGGGGAGGGGGTGATCGGGATGCCCGTGGGTCTGATCGCCCTCCGCGGTGGGCGCTGGATCGCGCAGGCGGCCACGGATGAAGAGGGTCAGGCCTCGCTCGTGGGCTTCGCCGAGGGGACGGTCCGGCTGGTCGTGCCCTATCTGGGGATCGTGCGGCCGGTCGAGAGCGGCGAGACCGTCCTCATCCGCCTGAACCCGGTTCCTCTGCCGGACCGGCTGCCCTGAAGGGCAGGATCCTTCATTCGGGAGGCGGGGATGGATCTCCAGGGGCCGTTGGGGCCACCGAAGGGAAAGATAGCCCTGGAACGGGTTTTCGAACGGATCCGCCGGCGTTGGGAGGAGATCCCTCCGTCCCTCCGTCCGCTGGTAGGGATCAGCGCGGGGATCGGGGGGCTGGGTCTGGTCCTGTTCCTCGCTGGCCTGATCCTCCTGCTCCGCGGGGCACCCTCGGCGGCCCCGACCCCGGCTCCGGCGACCGCTGGGGCGCCGGTGGGTCCTGTGCCAGTTCGTATCCGGGTGAAGGAGGTCGCTTTCTCGGTCCGCCCGCTCCCGGTTCAGGGCGGGCGCTGGCCGGTGCCAGCCGGAGGAGGGGATGTGGCCTACTGGATGGAAGGGACCGTGGTGAATCCAGTGTTCGGGCTGCCAGGCCGCCCGCAGACCCGACGTCTGGTGGAGGATTTGCAAGAAGGGGATCCCATCGAGGTGGAGATGAGCGCAGGGCCGGTCCTGCGGTTCCAGGTGGTCGGGAAGCAACCGGTGCAACCGACCGATGTGGACATCCTGGCGCAGCAGCGCCCTGGGCTGACGCTTTTGCTTACCGGCGGGGAGCCTCGCTGGGCGGTGATCGCCGTGCCGCTGGCTCAGCCCTCCGCCTTCGGGGAGGCCGCCGGG
This genomic window contains:
- a CDS encoding glycosyltransferase, translated to MTLLKADEVVFGVLSFEGPDPYAQAGGLAVRVTQLTEALAQRGFTVHLFFIGDPEAPGQEARLDGRLILHRWCQWISRHHPLGVYDGEEGKRRDFTATAPLYLLEQVIRPALETGRLPVILAEEWHTAEAVIHLDELLRARGWRERCVILWNANNTISFHRIDWQRLSAAVQLLTVSRYMKHQMWKLGVNPMVIPNGIPSALLEPVPRERISALHQALGVDERTVMLFKVGRFDPAKRWLLAVEAAARLKAMGYRVVFPLRGGIEPHGREVFERAGALGLRTAHLAARPASWEELLEALRVQPPAELYALEFPLPQNWLRPFYAAADAVLAISGHEPFGLTGLEAMAAGGIVFTGATGEEYALDGQAAVVLDTDQPEEIVLRLLDLRAEPARAEALRRAARQRAADFTWPRVLEIFLEKIGVVARAQGALPWPQTVFRRPNGRVQDVVVYTVVHQPRRLRLPAQPLPRGSSAALLAQGLFDEELNERYFRRAAQRCYHPAVARFQALLDAGFRLAIGFSLTFLEQAERWDEELLDRFRELVHHPHVELVVVEPRHSMLPLWDLPAFIQRMGWAADYLEKVFGVRPRVADTTEMLMSPSIYHALDRAGFAAAFLDGRPWVLEWRQPTYLYHHNGGRMKLLARHYQLSDDVGYRFSNRNWEGWPLRADRYAEWLAQHPGDFVVLGWDFETFGEHHREDTGIFAFLEALPQEVMRRGLSFRTPTEILERYGARSFELPLPAFPSTWAGSGGLDFFLGNDAQRAVFRLMIEAYHMACLTGDPEIRELALYLAQSDNLHMLQWFGRSGPEAEVSAYFTPSEWWSLGPERIVWEVQQVFKNFIAVLEPHRA
- a CDS encoding CCA tRNA nucleotidyltransferase: MEVAARVLLEALKRLLEDGPYEARLVGGAVRDRLMGREPNDFDAVVVGPALSLARALADAVGGAFYILDARREFGRVVWRSPQGRRFYVDLARREGDSWEEDLRRRDFTINAMMVEIEAFLRPEGFVPFDPLGGLEDLRTGWLRPCAPDAFRRDPVRTLRAVRFEAELGLRLAPEAEAALVEAVPWLFLTAAERIRDELVKILLIPPAVRSLRRMEALGLLERILPEVASLRGLTQSPPHVWDAYAHTLRAVAAMERLLGSWAESPELQDLPPRWAEVEAAMAPWRERLQSRWEEEVAVGRPRRALLLLSALFHDVGKAGTRTVEPDGRIRFIGHEAIGARWAADRLEALRFSGDEIEEVETLVRHHMRPHGMARRLTPRGIYRFFREVGERGMDLALLALADTLAVWGPTLTEDIWGPRLRVAQALWQAFFEAPERFVRVVPLIRGEDLLAMGVPEGPQIGRLLEAIREAQAAGEITTREEALALARRLIDEVGESEARG
- a CDS encoding aspartate aminotransferase family protein produces the protein MTTRAHLSPVWLRIFDLEVSHGEGVYLYGADGRRYLDFTSGIGVTNTGHCHPKVVAAIQEQAARLLHGQINIVIHRPALELVEELLTVVPAPLDTFFFANSGAEAVEAAVKLARYVTGRPNLIVFQGSFHGRTHMAMALTTSKTIYRAGYQPLPAGVFVAPYPYPYRYGWDEETTLRFCLRELDLLLKSQTAPEETAAILVEPILGEGGYVVPPLGFLAALRERCDHYGILLIADEVQTGFGRTGRFFAVEHEGIVPDILIMAKGIASGLPLSGIAARAELMARWKPGAHGGTFGANAVSCAAATATIRVMKEERLPENAAARGAELLEGLRRLAARFPAIGEVRGRGLMVGVEFTRDGQPDTGMAKAVQAACFRRGLLLLTCGTYDNVIRWIPPLVVTSEQIQEGLRIFEEALGEAMEAAT
- a CDS encoding tRNA-binding protein; the encoded protein is MTSITYEDFLRVDMRVGRVVRAEPHPRARKPSIRLWIDFGPELGVRTSSAALAARYRPEELVGRLVIAVVNFPPKNVAGFVSEVLVLGVPDEAGEVVLLRPDAEVPLGGRVF
- a CDS encoding Hsp20/alpha crystallin family protein, yielding MDEFERAFERFESQMERLLQDILTRQRWLLRHGNAWRPPTDVYETDEAVVVRVEIAGLRPEDVMVALHDRWLVISGYRHDPTPKVAYHQLEIHYGEFHVEIYLPWALDADAAQAVYRDGFLIVTLPKKPPLTITVRTPRRLPVTKTEANP
- the lon gene encoding endopeptidase La, with product MGVRPEPERGGEEPAVEIPEELPILPLRGVVVYPLTVVPLAIGQPRSIRLVDDVVLGKKLVGLVASKRPELEEPMPEDCYTVGTLALIQRLLRMPDGTMRILVLGLERIRILEYTATQPYLKARVERHPETMTPGPELEALRRKTAELFARMVELVPGLPDQLGSMAMAVEDPRQLAYAVATYLRMSLQEAQEILELDDVAAKLHKLIAILTREIEVLELGRKIQSEAQAQVEKMQREFFLRQQLEAIRRELGEADEHQMEIEEFRRKIEEAGMPPEARREALRELERMAKLPPASAEYGVIRTYLDWMVSLPWNKTTPDNLDVAHARKVLDEDHYGLQDVKERILEYLAVRKLKQERAAQLEELETRDYIRRAREGAILCFVGPPGVGKTSLGQSIARAMGRKFTRIALGGIRDEAEIRGFRRTYVGAMPGRIIQALRRVESRNPVFMLDEVDKIGADWRGDPASALLEVLDPEQNREFRDHYLDVPFDLSQVLFICTANQLDTIPAPLRDRMEIIFIPGYTETEKFHIAMGYLIPRQLRENGLLPGEITFTEAAVRRIIREYTREAGVRNLERAIGRVCRKVATRIAEGATEAAMVDAEDVPRYLGKPLFTEEEITHRVEVPGVAIGLAWTPTGGDVLFIEATRMPGSKGFVLTGSLGEVMRESAQAALSYVRAHAKDYGIPERFFDQSDIHIHVPAGAVPKDGPSAGITIVTALVSLLTDRPVRPDVGMTGEITLRGKVLPVGGIKEKALAAHRVGLRTVILPKRNEKDLEDVPEDVRQAMQFVLVETIDEALQVALQDRREGARAVSKDGARRSRAPAKARGGRASR
- a CDS encoding response regulator transcription factor, with product MTTVLIVEDDPQMARMLGALLEFEGYRAVLCPATERVLDCIRETRPDVVVMDFHLGRVRAPGLLQALRADPDLRSARVIIVSGDDQEVAARAAGADRFLLKPFAMEELLEAIRELIHSESGRP